A single genomic interval of Litoreibacter ponti harbors:
- the rplM gene encoding 50S ribosomal protein L13: MKTFTATPGDIEKKWILIDAEGVVLGRLASIVAMRLRGKHKPSFTPHMDMGDNVIIVNADKIQLTGNKREKPNYWHTGHPGGIKSRTNAEILEGAHPERVVMQAVKRMLPGGPLSRQQMTNLRVYASAEHPHEAQSPEVLDVKAMNKKNTRSA, encoded by the coding sequence ATGAAAACCTTTACCGCTACCCCTGGCGATATCGAGAAGAAATGGATCCTGATCGACGCCGAAGGCGTGGTTCTGGGCCGTCTTGCCTCGATCGTGGCGATGCGCCTGCGTGGCAAGCATAAGCCCTCCTTCACCCCGCATATGGACATGGGCGACAATGTCATCATCGTCAACGCCGACAAGATCCAGCTGACCGGCAACAAGCGCGAGAAGCCGAACTACTGGCACACCGGCCACCCGGGCGGCATCAAGTCCCGCACCAACGCCGAAATCCTGGAAGGCGCGCATCCCGAGCGCGTCGTCATGCAGGCCGTTAAGCGCATGCTGCCCGGCGGCCCGCTGTCGCGCCAGCAGATGACCAACCTGCGCGTCTACGCCTCGGCCGAGCACCCGCACGAGGCCCAATCCCCCGAAGTTCTGGACGTCAAAGCCATGAACAAGAAAAACACCCGGAGCGCATAA